One genomic segment of Stenotrophomonas sp. 704A1 includes these proteins:
- a CDS encoding exodeoxyribonuclease VII small subunit → MAKKSPENASPVAQFEQSLESLEQLVEQMETGELSLEASLSAYERGVGLYRQCQQALEQAELRVRLLSDPAQPETAEPFDPPGHDG, encoded by the coding sequence ATGGCCAAGAAGTCCCCCGAAAACGCCTCCCCGGTCGCCCAGTTCGAGCAGTCGCTCGAATCGCTGGAGCAGCTGGTGGAGCAGATGGAAACCGGCGAGCTGAGCCTGGAAGCCTCGCTCAGCGCCTACGAACGTGGTGTCGGTCTGTACCGGCAGTGCCAGCAGGCACTGGAGCAGGCCGAGCTGCGCGTGCGCCTGCTCAGCGATCCGGCCCAGCCGGAAACCGCCGAACCGTTCGATCCGCCCGGCCATGACGGCTGA
- a CDS encoding YhdP family protein produces MSAPPRLRLRRIRRHLIAACAVGLVGLALLVGTLSQLLPLAERHPERIAAWLSERAGQPVRFERLDTAWTRRGPLLQLTGLRIGAGPGLAIGDAEVLVSMYSGLLPGRSLTELRLRGLALDLQQAADGRWTVRGLPRSSTGGDPLDALRRLGELQVIGGRLGVHAPQLGIDATLPRIDLRLRVDGERLRVGVRAWAQAQALPLTAVLDLDRKRGNGQAWLGADPIDFHAWAPLLAAGGIRLREGKGELNLWLTLRDFAPIALTTDSDLRDLRIEGAPMPGIARPDLTLQRVQARLRWQRVADGWTLQVPRLRLQADGRQQQLDGLHLQLGRQLQVQAAAAQAGTALRALSLSDRLAPGLRRWLYLARPQLDVGGLQLRGQRDGPLWAQGELQALGFASVGNAPGLRGLAGRFEGDAEGFSLQLQPQRQLQFDWPTGFGVRHDLHLAGQIVGWKDEAGGWRIGTPAMRVEGTDYAADVRGGLWFQGDGTRPWMQLAAKLDDVPMTAAKRFWIHSKMSKGATDWLDMALAGGQVRNGIGLVSGDLDNWPFDDNDGRFEATGHITQGDIRFQHDWPLMRQVDADVAFIGPGFHMQGRGDLAGVAVQRFDAGIQDFGQQPLYVRADSQGDAGKLLAMLRQSPLHREYGDTLDNLAASGPANVHFDLLQPLRHGQGGGHLQGTVDLGGLKLVDKRFQLEFDGMRGQARYSNGGFAAEDLAVRHLGQDGRLSLRAGGFVRDPKLAFESTLAATLDAGVLIDRAPEMAWLKPYINGTSPWTIAVNLPKVAPGAPAPPSELRLHSDLVGTRLDLPAPLRKPAAEPLPTTVAAQLPMGAGRIDVAFGQRLALAARSHNNQTGVQVTLGSGQVDRDPPPSGLTINGRSPTLDALEWIGLARGAGGDGDPMPLRAVDVQVAQLMLIGGVFEQTRLQLRPGPQALDVRLEGPSLAGRLSVPNAEGGTISGQLDRVHWQSLPTVPGAAAAPARVQAGADDMNPATLPAFALDIADLTFGKVVLGQAVLRTRPLSGGLSVEELRFRAPDQEIDIRGRWLGKGAGSRTELNAQIRSEDLGGLLQNLDYGGQLRGGSGHAQLQAAWPGGPSDFQLGNLQGHLDVDARNGQLLELEPGAGRVLGLLSVAQLPRRLMFDFRDFFSKGFAFNQVQGGVQFGDGMARTDRVLIEGPAANITIRGQADLRRQQFDQTIDVNPRAGNLLTVVGAVAGGPVGAALGAATNAVLSKPLGEIGARTYKVTGPWKEPKVEVIERSRERAPPPAPRGPAPVVPPTVTDLPRTR; encoded by the coding sequence ATGAGCGCGCCGCCGCGCCTGCGACTGCGAAGGATCCGCCGTCATCTCATCGCCGCATGCGCGGTTGGCCTGGTCGGGCTGGCGCTGCTGGTGGGCACCCTCAGCCAGCTGCTGCCGCTGGCTGAGCGGCATCCGGAGCGGATCGCCGCGTGGCTGAGCGAACGCGCCGGCCAGCCGGTGCGCTTTGAACGTCTGGACACCGCCTGGACCCGGCGCGGCCCGCTGCTGCAGTTGACCGGGCTGCGCATCGGCGCCGGCCCGGGACTGGCGATCGGCGATGCCGAGGTGCTGGTCTCGATGTACAGCGGCCTGCTGCCGGGCCGGTCGCTGACCGAGCTGCGCCTGCGCGGGCTGGCGCTGGACCTGCAGCAGGCCGCCGATGGCCGCTGGACGGTGCGTGGCCTGCCGCGTTCCAGCACCGGCGGCGATCCGCTGGACGCGCTGCGCCGGCTGGGCGAACTGCAGGTGATCGGCGGCCGGCTGGGCGTGCACGCGCCGCAGCTGGGCATCGATGCCACGCTGCCGCGCATCGATCTGCGCCTGCGCGTGGACGGCGAGCGCCTGCGGGTGGGCGTGCGCGCCTGGGCCCAGGCCCAGGCGCTGCCGCTGACCGCCGTGCTGGACCTGGACCGCAAGCGCGGCAACGGCCAGGCCTGGCTGGGGGCCGATCCGATCGATTTCCACGCCTGGGCGCCGTTGCTGGCCGCCGGCGGCATACGCCTGCGCGAGGGCAAGGGTGAACTGAACCTGTGGCTGACGCTGCGTGATTTCGCGCCGATCGCCCTGACCACCGATTCGGACCTGCGCGATCTGCGCATCGAGGGCGCACCGATGCCGGGCATTGCCCGCCCGGACCTGACCCTGCAGCGCGTGCAGGCGCGCCTGCGCTGGCAGCGTGTGGCCGACGGCTGGACGCTGCAGGTGCCGCGCCTGCGCCTGCAGGCCGATGGCCGCCAGCAGCAGCTGGACGGCCTGCACCTGCAGCTGGGCAGGCAGCTGCAGGTACAGGCCGCTGCGGCACAGGCGGGTACCGCACTGCGCGCGCTGTCGCTGAGTGACCGCCTGGCGCCGGGCCTGCGTCGCTGGCTGTACCTGGCCAGGCCACAGCTGGACGTGGGCGGCCTGCAGCTGCGCGGCCAGCGTGACGGGCCGCTGTGGGCGCAGGGCGAACTGCAGGCGCTGGGCTTTGCCAGCGTCGGCAACGCGCCGGGCCTGCGCGGCCTGGCCGGCCGATTCGAGGGCGATGCCGAAGGGTTCAGCCTGCAGCTGCAGCCGCAGCGCCAGTTGCAGTTCGACTGGCCGACCGGGTTCGGCGTGCGCCACGACCTGCACCTGGCCGGGCAGATCGTAGGCTGGAAGGACGAAGCCGGTGGCTGGCGCATCGGCACCCCGGCGATGCGCGTGGAAGGCACCGACTACGCCGCCGACGTACGCGGCGGCCTCTGGTTCCAGGGCGATGGCACGCGGCCGTGGATGCAGCTGGCGGCGAAGCTGGACGATGTGCCGATGACGGCGGCCAAGCGTTTCTGGATCCATTCCAAGATGAGCAAGGGCGCCACCGACTGGCTGGACATGGCGCTGGCCGGCGGCCAGGTGCGCAATGGCATCGGCCTGGTCAGTGGCGACCTCGACAACTGGCCGTTCGACGACAACGATGGCCGCTTCGAGGCCACCGGTCACATCACCCAGGGCGATATCCGGTTCCAGCACGATTGGCCGCTGATGCGACAGGTCGACGCCGATGTCGCCTTCATCGGGCCCGGCTTCCACATGCAGGGCCGGGGCGACCTGGCCGGGGTGGCGGTGCAGCGGTTCGACGCCGGCATCCAGGATTTCGGCCAGCAGCCGTTGTACGTGCGCGCCGACAGCCAGGGCGATGCCGGCAAGCTGCTGGCGATGCTGCGGCAGAGCCCACTGCACCGGGAGTACGGCGATACGCTGGACAACCTGGCTGCCAGCGGCCCGGCGAACGTGCATTTCGACCTGCTGCAGCCGCTGCGCCACGGCCAGGGCGGCGGGCACCTGCAGGGCACGGTGGACCTGGGCGGCCTGAAGCTGGTCGACAAGCGCTTCCAGCTGGAGTTCGACGGCATGCGCGGGCAGGCGCGCTACAGCAACGGCGGCTTCGCGGCCGAGGACCTGGCCGTACGCCACCTCGGTCAGGACGGCCGGCTGAGCCTGCGCGCCGGCGGCTTCGTGCGCGACCCGAAGCTGGCCTTCGAATCGACGCTGGCGGCCACCCTGGACGCCGGGGTGCTGATCGACCGCGCTCCGGAAATGGCCTGGCTCAAGCCGTACATCAACGGCACCTCGCCGTGGACGATCGCGGTCAACCTGCCCAAGGTCGCGCCGGGTGCGCCGGCACCGCCCAGCGAGCTGCGCCTGCACTCGGATCTGGTCGGGACCCGCCTGGATCTGCCGGCACCACTGCGGAAGCCGGCCGCCGAACCGTTGCCGACCACGGTGGCCGCGCAGCTGCCGATGGGCGCCGGGCGCATCGACGTGGCCTTCGGCCAGCGCCTGGCGCTGGCCGCACGCAGCCACAACAACCAGACCGGTGTGCAGGTGACCCTGGGCAGCGGCCAGGTCGACCGCGATCCGCCGCCCAGCGGGCTGACCATCAACGGCCGCAGCCCGACCCTGGATGCGCTGGAATGGATCGGCCTGGCCCGTGGCGCCGGCGGCGATGGCGATCCGATGCCGTTGCGCGCGGTGGACGTGCAGGTGGCGCAGCTGATGCTGATCGGCGGCGTGTTCGAACAGACCCGGCTGCAGCTGCGCCCGGGACCGCAGGCGCTGGACGTGCGCCTGGAGGGGCCCTCGCTGGCCGGCCGCCTGAGCGTGCCCAATGCCGAGGGCGGCACCATCAGCGGCCAGCTGGACCGGGTGCACTGGCAGTCGCTGCCAACCGTTCCCGGCGCGGCCGCGGCACCGGCACGGGTGCAGGCCGGTGCCGATGACATGAACCCGGCCACGCTGCCCGCGTTCGCGCTGGACATCGCCGATCTCACCTTCGGCAAGGTCGTGCTGGGCCAGGCCGTGCTGCGCACGCGCCCGCTGTCGGGCGGCCTGAGCGTGGAGGAACTGCGCTTCCGCGCGCCCGACCAGGAGATCGACATCCGCGGTCGCTGGCTGGGCAAGGGCGCGGGTTCACGCACCGAACTGAACGCGCAGATCCGCAGTGAGGACCTGGGCGGGCTGCTGCAGAACCTCGATTACGGCGGCCAGCTGCGCGGCGGTTCCGGTCATGCCCAGCTGCAGGCGGCGTGGCCGGGCGGCCCGTCGGATTTCCAGCTGGGCAACCTGCAGGGTCACCTGGACGTCGACGCGCGCAACGGCCAGCTGCTGGAACTGGAGCCCGGCGCTGGACGGGTACTGGGCCTGCTCAGCGTGGCCCAGCTGCCGCGGCGCCTGATGTTCGACTTCCGCGACTTCTTCTCCAAGGGCTTCGCCTTCAACCAGGTGCAGGGCGGGGTGCAGTTCGGCGATGGCATGGCCCGCACCGACAGGGTCCTTATCGAAGGCCCGGCGGCCAACATCACCATCCGTGGCCAGGCCGACCTGCGCCGCCAGCAGTTCGACCAGACCATCGACGTCAACCCGCGCGCGGGCAACCTGCTGACCGTGGTCGGCGCGGTGGCCGGTGGTCCGGTGGGCGCAGCGCTGGGGGCGGCTACCAATGCGGTATTGTCCAAGCCGCTGGGCGAGATCGGTGCCCGGACCTACAAGGTGACCGGCCCGTGGAAGGAGCCCAAGGTGGAAGTGATCGAACGCAGCCGCGAGCGCGCGCCACCCCCTGCGCCACGCGGCCCGGCGCCGGTGGTGCCGCCGACCGTCACCGACCTGCCGCGCACGCGCTGA
- the yjgA gene encoding ribosome biogenesis factor YjgA produces MRGRDEETGEFHDKSRSQNRRDALDVLALGEKLVSLTPAQLARLPIPEDLLPHIAECKRITAHIAHKRQLAFLAKHMRREEDATLDAIRDALDANSETGRREVAMMHRVEDWRERLLAEGDKALAALLDDYPQADRQQLRTLVRNAQAEKARNKPPRAYREIFQVLRALMLPAALGLKAGADDVEADDAADASDED; encoded by the coding sequence ATGCGCGGACGCGACGAAGAAACCGGTGAATTCCACGACAAGAGCCGCAGCCAGAACCGGCGCGACGCGCTCGACGTCCTGGCCCTGGGCGAAAAGCTGGTGTCGCTCACTCCGGCCCAGCTGGCGCGCCTGCCGATCCCCGAGGACCTGCTGCCGCACATCGCCGAGTGCAAGCGGATCACGGCCCATATCGCCCACAAGCGGCAGCTGGCGTTCCTGGCCAAGCACATGCGCCGCGAAGAGGACGCCACGCTGGACGCCATCCGCGATGCGCTGGATGCCAACAGTGAAACCGGTCGCCGCGAAGTGGCGATGATGCACCGCGTCGAAGACTGGCGTGAGCGCCTGCTTGCCGAGGGCGACAAGGCGCTGGCCGCATTGCTCGACGACTACCCGCAGGCCGACCGCCAGCAGCTGCGCACGCTGGTCCGCAATGCCCAGGCCGAAAAGGCCAGGAACAAGCCGCCGCGGGCCTACCGCGAGATCTTCCAGGTGCTGCGTGCGCTGATGCTGCCGGCGGCGCTGGGCCTGAAGGCCGGCGCTGACGACGTCGAGGCCGACGACGCGGCCGACGCCAGCGACGAGGACTGA
- the tilS gene encoding tRNA lysidine(34) synthetase TilS, protein MSTFPTVVALQSPLLVAYSGGLDSSVLLHWLQRCAQVGGTRLRAVHVHHGLQASADAWVRHCQQQCDAMGIELAVHRVQVDTAAGLGLEAAARQARRAAFAAELREGETLALAQHQDDQAETFLLRALRSSGVDGLAAMAADSTLHGHRLWRPLLLTPRDALRDYAQTHALRWIEDPSNQGDEADRNFLRLHVMPLLRQRWPHAAAALAGSAGHCARTRALLDEEDAELIAHLEVAPRVLSLELLRQVPPARAARVLRAWVRAHGAAPLPATVLQQLQQELLDAPGDRQAQVRWQDHAIQQWRGHAYLLPALLPALPADWQAPWDGRAPLPLPDGGQLRLLGGAAFDRPLLVRARQGGERILLPGRTHSHALKDCLQREHLAPWRRAQLPLLFEGDQLLAAADVVIAAPLQAWLQARGAQLQWRPGGW, encoded by the coding sequence GTGAGTACCTTCCCCACCGTGGTCGCGCTGCAATCCCCGCTGCTGGTCGCCTACAGCGGCGGGCTGGATTCGAGTGTGCTGCTGCACTGGCTGCAGCGCTGCGCGCAGGTCGGCGGCACGCGGCTGCGCGCGGTGCACGTGCACCACGGCCTGCAGGCCAGCGCCGATGCCTGGGTACGGCACTGCCAGCAGCAATGCGATGCCATGGGCATCGAACTGGCCGTGCATCGCGTGCAGGTCGACACGGCGGCCGGCCTCGGCCTGGAAGCGGCGGCGCGTCAGGCGCGGCGCGCGGCGTTCGCTGCCGAACTGCGCGAAGGCGAAACACTCGCACTGGCCCAGCACCAGGACGACCAGGCCGAGACCTTCCTGCTGCGTGCCCTGCGCAGCTCCGGCGTCGATGGGCTGGCAGCGATGGCCGCCGACAGCACCCTGCACGGCCACCGCCTGTGGCGGCCGCTCCTGCTCACCCCCCGCGACGCGCTGCGCGACTACGCGCAGACCCATGCCCTGCGCTGGATAGAAGACCCCAGCAACCAAGGCGACGAAGCCGACCGCAACTTCCTGCGCCTGCACGTCATGCCGCTGCTGCGGCAGCGCTGGCCACATGCGGCCGCGGCGCTGGCCGGCAGCGCCGGGCATTGCGCGCGGACCCGCGCGCTGCTGGACGAGGAAGATGCAGAGCTGATCGCCCACCTGGAAGTGGCGCCCCGCGTGCTGTCGCTGGAACTGCTGCGCCAGGTCCCGCCCGCGCGCGCTGCGCGCGTGCTGCGCGCCTGGGTGCGCGCGCACGGTGCCGCACCGCTGCCGGCCACGGTGCTGCAGCAGTTGCAGCAGGAACTGCTGGACGCGCCCGGCGATCGCCAGGCGCAGGTGCGCTGGCAGGATCACGCCATTCAGCAGTGGCGCGGCCACGCCTACCTGCTGCCGGCGCTGCTGCCCGCGCTGCCGGCGGACTGGCAGGCGCCGTGGGATGGCCGCGCGCCGCTGCCGCTGCCCGATGGCGGGCAGCTGCGCCTGCTCGGCGGCGCGGCCTTCGACCGCCCGCTGCTCGTGCGCGCGCGGCAGGGCGGCGAGCGCATCCTGCTGCCGGGGCGCACGCATTCACATGCACTCAAGGACTGCCTGCAGCGCGAGCACCTGGCGCCATGGCGGCGCGCACAGCTGCCGCTGCTGTTCGAGGGCGACCAGTTACTGGCGGCCGCCGATGTGGTCATCGCGGCCCCGCTCCAGGCCTGGCTGCAGGCACGCGGCGCGCAGCTGCAGTGGCGTCCGGGCGGCTGGTGA
- a CDS encoding WG repeat-containing protein has translation MMARPAHPATAGGRFARSLVLLGVLASSSALAQAPACRLLTDEHGLWPLPHCEVVDHRPQISADTLQDLNYDDHGLAVVYADQGFHYVDRNGRSLPVLTWDNGPETPQEGLLRGRVGNRVGYFDLRFRQVIPALFDFAWPFQDGVAEVCNGCRRGAPDGDGHTPMEGGEWFRIDRSGRRVK, from the coding sequence GTGATGGCTCGGCCGGCACACCCTGCCACCGCCGGCGGCCGCTTCGCGCGGTCGCTGGTGCTGCTCGGCGTGCTGGCCAGTTCCAGCGCGCTGGCGCAGGCCCCGGCGTGCAGGCTGCTGACCGACGAACACGGGTTGTGGCCGCTGCCCCACTGCGAGGTGGTCGATCACCGGCCGCAGATCAGCGCGGACACGCTGCAGGACCTGAACTACGACGACCACGGCCTGGCCGTGGTGTATGCCGACCAGGGCTTCCACTATGTCGACCGCAACGGCCGCAGTCTGCCGGTGCTGACCTGGGACAATGGCCCGGAAACGCCGCAGGAAGGCCTGCTGCGCGGCCGCGTCGGCAACCGCGTGGGTTACTTCGACCTGCGGTTCCGCCAGGTGATCCCGGCGCTGTTCGATTTCGCGTGGCCGTTCCAGGATGGGGTGGCCGAGGTCTGCAACGGGTGCCGGCGTGGCGCGCCTGATGGCGATGGGCATACGCCGATGGAAGGCGGGGAGTGGTTCCGGATCGACCGCTCGGGGCGTCGGGTGAAGTAG
- the tldD gene encoding metalloprotease TldD gives MTDTALTLAQDRLLRPGGLDTAGLERTFGQLLGPGVDFGDLYFQHARRESWSVEDGIVKDGAHSIEQGVGVRAIAGEKTGFAYSDDIHADALLTAAQSARAISREGGAQSGRSLLRGDARVLYPALDPIDGIGNEAKVEVLKRLDGYLRAADPRVKQVMVSLSGGVDTVLVARTDGVLGADVRPLVRLNVQVIVEQNGRRESGYAGGGGRYGYDQLFADGRPEAFAREALRQALVNLDAVPAPAGVMPVVLGPGWPGVLLHEAVGHGLEGDFNRKGTSVYAGRIGERVAAPGVTIVDDGTLDGRRGSLNIDDEGHPSQCTTLIEDGILVGYMQDSLNARLMGVAPTGNGRRESFAHMTMPRMTNTYMRAGQHDPQEMIRSVKKGLYAVNFGGGQVDITSGKYVFSATEAYLIEDGRITAPVKGATLIGNGPETMQKVRMVGNDLALDEGVGICGKDGQSVPVGVGQPSLLIEGITVGGTQA, from the coding sequence ATGACTGATACCGCCCTGACGCTTGCCCAAGACCGCCTGTTGCGCCCTGGTGGCCTCGATACCGCTGGCCTGGAGCGCACCTTCGGGCAGCTGTTGGGCCCTGGCGTGGACTTCGGCGATCTGTACTTCCAGCACGCCCGGCGCGAGAGCTGGAGCGTGGAGGACGGCATCGTCAAGGACGGCGCCCATTCCATCGAACAGGGCGTGGGCGTGCGTGCGATCGCCGGCGAGAAGACCGGCTTCGCCTACTCCGATGACATCCACGCCGACGCGCTGCTGACCGCCGCGCAGTCGGCACGGGCGATCTCGCGCGAAGGCGGGGCCCAGTCCGGGCGCTCGCTGCTGCGTGGCGATGCGCGGGTGCTGTACCCGGCGCTGGATCCGATCGACGGCATCGGCAACGAGGCCAAGGTCGAAGTGCTCAAGCGCCTGGACGGGTATCTGCGCGCGGCCGACCCGCGCGTGAAGCAGGTGATGGTCAGCCTGTCCGGTGGCGTGGACACCGTGCTGGTGGCGCGCACCGACGGCGTGCTGGGTGCCGACGTGCGCCCGCTGGTGCGGCTGAACGTGCAGGTGATCGTCGAGCAGAACGGGCGCCGCGAATCCGGTTACGCCGGTGGCGGTGGCCGCTATGGCTACGACCAGCTGTTCGCCGACGGCCGCCCCGAAGCGTTCGCCCGCGAAGCGCTGCGGCAGGCCCTGGTGAACCTGGACGCGGTGCCGGCGCCGGCCGGGGTGATGCCGGTGGTGCTGGGCCCGGGCTGGCCGGGCGTACTGCTGCACGAAGCGGTCGGCCATGGCCTGGAAGGCGACTTCAACCGCAAGGGCACCAGCGTCTATGCCGGCCGCATCGGTGAACGCGTGGCGGCGCCGGGCGTGACCATCGTCGACGACGGTACGCTGGACGGGCGCCGCGGTTCGCTCAACATCGATGACGAAGGCCACCCGAGCCAGTGCACCACGCTGATCGAGGACGGCATCCTGGTCGGTTACATGCAGGACAGCCTCAACGCCCGCCTGATGGGCGTGGCGCCGACCGGCAACGGCCGTCGCGAATCGTTCGCGCACATGACCATGCCGCGCATGACCAACACCTACATGCGCGCCGGCCAGCACGACCCGCAGGAAATGATCCGTTCGGTGAAGAAGGGCCTGTACGCCGTCAACTTCGGTGGCGGCCAGGTCGACATCACCAGCGGCAAGTACGTGTTCTCGGCCACCGAGGCCTACCTGATCGAAGATGGCCGGATCACCGCACCGGTGAAGGGCGCCACCCTGATCGGCAACGGCCCGGAAACCATGCAGAAGGTGCGCATGGTCGGCAACGACCTGGCCCTGGACGAAGGCGTTGGCATCTGCGGCAAGGACGGGCAGAGCGTGCCGGTCGGTGTCGGCCAGCCCTCGCTGCTGATCGAGGGCATCACCGTCGGCGGTACCCAGGCCTGA
- the pmbA gene encoding metalloprotease PmbA: MNVIAPEVAVGDDSPARLERLADISQQLLEQARALGASQAEVSCSEDRGLEVNVRLGEVETVQSTRDRGIAVTVYFGQRKGSASTADLNPASLAATVEQACAIARHTEDDPAAGLADAALMARDFPELDGWHPWALQADEAVDLALACESAGREADAQIRNSDGASVSSMQSVSVYANSHGFIGRERGTHHSIGCALIAGTGDGMQRDGWYTGALAREDLEDPASVGRRAAERTVARLQPRSLSTGSMPVLFAPEVARSLVGHLLSAVSGGALYRQASFLLDSVGQQLFPDWMQIEELPHLRRGLRSAAFDGDGVATRASALVSDGVLQRYVLGCYSARKLGLQTTANAGGVHNLQLAANAGTLQDIAAQMGDGLLVTELMGQGVNGVTGDYSRGAGGFRIENGQIQYPVDGITIAGNLREMFARIEAVGSDVDPRSHIRTGSILVGRMTIAGND; encoded by the coding sequence TTGAACGTGATCGCCCCTGAAGTCGCCGTCGGCGACGACAGCCCGGCCCGGCTGGAACGGCTGGCCGACATCTCCCAGCAGCTGCTGGAGCAGGCCCGCGCGCTGGGCGCCAGCCAGGCCGAAGTGAGCTGCAGCGAAGACCGTGGGCTGGAGGTCAACGTTCGCCTGGGCGAGGTCGAGACCGTGCAATCCACCCGCGACCGCGGCATCGCCGTGACGGTCTACTTCGGGCAGCGCAAGGGCAGTGCCAGCACCGCCGATCTGAACCCGGCCAGCCTGGCGGCCACGGTCGAGCAGGCCTGCGCGATCGCCCGCCACACCGAGGACGATCCGGCCGCCGGCCTGGCCGACGCCGCGCTGATGGCCCGGGACTTTCCCGAGCTGGACGGCTGGCACCCGTGGGCGCTGCAGGCCGATGAGGCGGTGGACCTGGCGCTGGCCTGCGAGTCTGCCGGCCGCGAGGCCGATGCGCAGATCCGCAATTCCGATGGCGCCTCGGTATCGAGCATGCAGAGCGTGTCGGTCTACGCCAATTCGCATGGCTTCATCGGCCGCGAGCGCGGCACCCACCATTCGATCGGCTGTGCGCTGATCGCCGGGACCGGCGATGGCATGCAGCGCGACGGCTGGTACACCGGCGCACTTGCCCGTGAAGACCTGGAGGACCCGGCCAGCGTCGGCCGCCGCGCCGCCGAGCGTACGGTCGCCCGCCTGCAGCCGCGCTCGCTGTCGACCGGCAGCATGCCGGTCCTGTTCGCCCCGGAAGTGGCGCGCAGCCTGGTCGGCCACCTGCTGTCGGCGGTGTCCGGCGGTGCGCTGTACCGCCAGGCCAGCTTCCTGCTGGACAGCGTGGGCCAGCAGCTGTTCCCGGACTGGATGCAGATCGAAGAGCTGCCACACCTGCGCCGTGGCCTGCGCTCGGCGGCATTCGATGGCGATGGCGTGGCGACCCGGGCCTCGGCCCTGGTCAGCGACGGGGTGCTGCAGCGCTATGTGCTGGGCTGCTACTCGGCGCGCAAGCTGGGCCTGCAGACCACCGCCAACGCCGGCGGCGTGCACAACCTGCAGCTGGCCGCCAACGCCGGTACGCTGCAGGACATCGCCGCGCAGATGGGCGACGGCCTGCTGGTGACCGAACTGATGGGGCAGGGCGTGAACGGGGTGACCGGCGACTACTCGCGCGGCGCCGGCGGTTTCCGCATCGAGAACGGCCAGATCCAGTATCCGGTCGATGGCATCACCATCGCCGGCAACCTGCGCGAGATGTTCGCCCGGATCGAGGCGGTGGGCAGCGACGTCGACCCGCGCTCGCACATCCGCACCGGCTCGATCCTGGTCGGGCGGATGACCATCGCCGGTAATGATTGA
- a CDS encoding DUF4870 domain-containing protein produces the protein MSEFDNVPPPVTTDVPADQRTMALAAHLLGIFTGFIGALIIWLINKDDAAKSFVTDQAKEALNFQITVTIAMVISILLMIVIIGGILAPIVGIINLVFCIIAAVKANNGEAYRYPFALRLIK, from the coding sequence GTGAGCGAATTCGATAACGTCCCGCCGCCGGTGACCACCGATGTGCCGGCCGACCAGCGCACCATGGCCCTGGCAGCGCATCTGCTGGGCATCTTCACCGGCTTCATCGGCGCGCTGATCATCTGGCTGATCAACAAGGATGATGCTGCCAAGTCGTTCGTCACCGACCAGGCCAAGGAAGCCCTGAACTTCCAGATCACCGTGACCATCGCCATGGTCATCAGCATCCTCCTGATGATCGTGATCATCGGCGGCATCCTGGCCCCGATCGTCGGCATCATCAACCTGGTGTTCTGCATCATCGCAGCGGTCAAGGCCAACAACGGTGAAGCGTACCGCTACCCGTTCGCGCTGCGCCTGATCAAGTAA
- a CDS encoding polyprenyl synthetase family protein, whose protein sequence is MTAEAVFARWRDRIESQLDAALPSPADAPQRLHQAMRYSVLGGGKRMRPLLVYASGQLFGAPLDALDAAAMAVELIHAYSLVHDDLPAMDDDALRRGKPTTHIAFDEATAILAGDALQTRAFGLLADAPLPAGLRVACLQTLAHASGAAGMCGGQALDIDATGQQQSLDGLTRMHGLKTGALIRAAVRMGALCGEAQAPALAQLDTFADALGLAFQVRDDILDVEASSEQLGKTAGKDQAQEKSTFPALLGMDGAKAQLRELAARMQAALAGYGEEADALRALATLAVERDH, encoded by the coding sequence ATGACGGCTGAGGCGGTGTTCGCGCGCTGGCGCGACCGCATCGAAAGCCAGCTCGACGCCGCCCTGCCCTCGCCGGCCGATGCACCGCAACGCCTGCACCAGGCCATGCGCTATTCGGTACTGGGCGGTGGCAAGCGCATGCGCCCGCTGCTGGTGTATGCCAGCGGCCAGCTGTTCGGTGCACCGCTGGATGCGCTCGATGCCGCTGCGATGGCGGTGGAACTGATCCACGCCTATTCGCTGGTGCACGATGATCTGCCGGCAATGGACGATGACGCCCTGCGCCGTGGCAAGCCCACCACCCACATCGCGTTCGACGAAGCCACCGCGATCCTGGCCGGCGATGCCCTGCAGACCCGCGCATTCGGCCTGCTGGCCGACGCGCCATTGCCGGCCGGCCTGCGCGTGGCCTGCCTGCAGACCCTGGCCCACGCGTCCGGTGCCGCCGGCATGTGCGGTGGCCAGGCGCTGGATATCGATGCCACCGGCCAGCAGCAGTCGCTGGACGGGCTGACCCGCATGCACGGGCTGAAGACCGGCGCGCTGATCCGCGCCGCGGTGCGCATGGGCGCGCTGTGCGGTGAAGCGCAGGCACCGGCGCTGGCGCAGCTGGATACCTTTGCCGATGCGCTCGGCCTAGCCTTCCAGGTGCGCGATGACATCCTTGATGTCGAAGCCAGTTCCGAACAGTTGGGCAAGACCGCGGGCAAGGACCAGGCGCAGGAAAAGAGCACCTTCCCCGCCCTGCTGGGCATGGACGGCGCGAAGGCGCAGCTGCGCGAACTTGCTGCACGCATGCAGGCTGCACTGGCCGGCTACGGCGAAGAAGCCGACGCGCTGCGCGCGCTGGCGACCCTGGCGGTGGAACGCGATCATTGA